A genomic stretch from Methylorubrum extorquens includes:
- a CDS encoding protein of unknown function (Evidence 5 : Unknown function), producing the protein MGAEAVGVAGAAAGAIPAVAAEGAAAEAAEAARPTVAAEAAEGRAAAEGGCASVTVLVASAAVMMIHRFIMSEPPSRLPTCAALRTTLKRQKEARSNRASSSAPLVPVDPRIRPCPRPAGPVARTGQV; encoded by the coding sequence GTGGGGGCGGAGGCGGTGGGGGTGGCGGGGGCGGCGGCAGGGGCAATACCGGCGGTGGCGGCGGAGGGGGCAGCGGCGGAGGCGGCGGAGGCGGCAAGACCAACGGTGGCGGCGGAGGCGGCGGAGGGCCGGGCGGCGGCGGAAGGGGGCTGCGCGAGCGTCACCGTGCTGGTCGCAAGCGCCGCAGTGATGATGATCCATCGCTTCATCATGAGCGAACCTCCGTCGCGCTTGCCGACCTGTGCGGCTCTTCGGACAACACTGAAACGACAGAAGGAGGCTCGTTCGAACCGCGCTTCATCCTCGGCTCCTCTGGTCCCCGTGGACCCTCGCATTCGGCCCTGTCCGAGGCCTGCCGGTCCGGTTGCCCGGACAGGACAGGTCTGA
- a CDS encoding putative stress response protein acid-resistance protein (HdeA, histone-like nucleoid structuring-dependent expression A protein) (Evidence 3 : Putative function from multiple computational evidences; Product type f : factor) translates to MRTGPSKTYLLSALAVVLSAGLVQAETTSGKSTDKNQEKLASKPLEKVTCEEFNGFEDTFKPKVVAWAAGYKQGQKKPDVVAIDIAGVEKVTPLVAEECRKAPTASLWSKIDGELKKVF, encoded by the coding sequence ATGCGTACAGGACCTTCGAAGACTTACCTGCTGTCTGCCCTTGCGGTCGTCTTATCCGCCGGTCTCGTTCAGGCCGAAACCACCAGCGGGAAGAGCACCGACAAGAATCAAGAAAAACTGGCGAGCAAACCCCTCGAAAAAGTCACCTGCGAGGAATTCAACGGGTTCGAAGACACGTTCAAACCGAAAGTCGTCGCATGGGCCGCGGGCTATAAACAGGGCCAGAAGAAGCCCGATGTGGTGGCGATCGATATCGCTGGGGTCGAGAAGGTCACGCCCCTGGTCGCTGAAGAGTGCAGGAAGGCGCCGACCGCTTCCCTATGGTCGAAGATCGATGGAGAGCTGAAGAAGGTGTTCTGA
- a CDS encoding Serine protease DO-like (Evidence 2b : Function from indirect experimental evidences (e.g. phenotypes); Product type e : enzyme), whose translation MPLTVRRRAFASVAAAALVAGGAAGFGLAEPMTPAYAQALPKTPIEAPDQPPGSFANVVDKVKPGVVAVKVKLDDSADDDDDSPGGPNMQQVPPQLREFFKRFGQGGPGGRGMRPRAGVGSGFIISADGYVVTNNHVVDKAKTVQVTLDDGRTLDAKVIGKDSKTDIALLKITESGSYPYVQFGKGAPRVGDWVLAIGNPFGLGGTVTVGIVSARGRDIGAGPYDDFLQIDAPINKGNSGGPTFNVNGEVVGVNTAIASPSGGSVGLGFAIPAETVQTVVDQLRTDGKVVRGYLGVQVQPVTKDIAEGLGLDKAKGALVNDAESGTPAAKAGLKSGDVIESVNGVPVNNARDLSRLIAGLKPGTEVKLAYLRGGKSEVATVELGTLPGDSKVARRGDEAPSGQARLGLSLAPASETGLGDEGVAVMDVDPDGPAAARGISQGDVILDVAGTSVSKPSEVQAQIRAAESSGRKAVLMRVKSARGQTRFIAVPLTKEG comes from the coding sequence ATGCCCCTGACTGTCCGCCGCCGCGCCTTCGCCTCTGTCGCCGCAGCCGCCCTCGTCGCAGGCGGCGCGGCCGGGTTCGGCTTGGCCGAGCCCATGACCCCGGCTTACGCCCAGGCCCTGCCCAAGACCCCGATCGAGGCGCCCGATCAGCCGCCAGGCTCGTTCGCCAACGTCGTCGACAAGGTGAAGCCGGGCGTCGTCGCCGTGAAGGTGAAGCTCGACGACAGCGCCGACGATGACGACGACAGCCCCGGCGGCCCCAACATGCAGCAGGTGCCGCCGCAACTGCGCGAGTTCTTCAAGCGCTTCGGCCAGGGTGGGCCGGGCGGTCGCGGCATGCGGCCGCGGGCCGGGGTCGGCTCCGGCTTCATCATCTCGGCAGACGGCTACGTGGTGACCAACAACCACGTCGTCGACAAAGCCAAGACCGTGCAGGTCACGCTCGACGACGGCCGCACCCTCGATGCCAAGGTGATCGGCAAGGACTCCAAGACCGACATCGCCCTCCTGAAGATCACCGAGAGCGGCAGTTATCCCTATGTCCAGTTCGGCAAGGGCGCCCCGCGCGTCGGCGACTGGGTCTTGGCCATCGGCAACCCGTTCGGCCTCGGTGGCACGGTGACGGTGGGCATCGTCTCGGCCCGCGGCCGTGACATCGGCGCCGGCCCCTACGACGACTTCCTGCAGATCGACGCGCCGATCAACAAGGGCAATTCCGGCGGCCCGACCTTCAACGTCAACGGCGAGGTCGTGGGTGTGAACACGGCGATCGCCTCGCCGTCCGGCGGCTCGGTCGGCCTCGGCTTCGCGATCCCCGCCGAGACGGTGCAGACGGTGGTCGATCAGCTCCGCACCGACGGCAAGGTGGTGCGTGGTTATCTCGGCGTACAGGTTCAGCCGGTGACGAAGGACATCGCCGAGGGGCTCGGCCTCGACAAGGCCAAGGGCGCGCTCGTCAATGACGCCGAGAGCGGCACGCCGGCGGCCAAGGCCGGCCTGAAATCGGGCGACGTGATCGAGTCGGTCAACGGCGTGCCCGTGAACAACGCTCGCGATCTGTCGCGGCTGATCGCCGGCCTCAAGCCCGGCACCGAGGTGAAGCTCGCCTATCTGCGGGGCGGCAAAAGCGAGGTGGCCACCGTCGAACTCGGTACGTTGCCGGGCGACAGCAAGGTGGCGCGGCGCGGCGACGAAGCGCCGAGCGGTCAGGCCCGGCTCGGCCTCAGCCTCGCGCCGGCCAGCGAGACCGGCCTCGGCGACGAGGGCGTGGCGGTGATGGATGTCGACCCCGACGGTCCGGCCGCGGCCAGGGGCATCTCCCAGGGCGACGTGATCCTGGATGTCGCCGGCACCAGCGTCTCGAAGCCCTCCGAGGTGCAGGCACAGATCCGTGCGGCGGAATCGAGCGGCCGCAAGGCGGTGCTGATGCGGGTGAAGAGCGCCAGGGGCCAAACCCGCTTCATCGCCGTCCCCCTGACCAAGGAGGGATGA
- a CDS encoding protein of unknown function (Evidence 5 : Unknown function): MGFAQAWSALMYSLRASVPGQGHSHGNRASG; encoded by the coding sequence ATGGGATTCGCCCAGGCGTGGTCCGCGCTGATGTACAGCCTGCGGGCCAGTGTGCCGGGACAGGGCCACTCGCATGGAAATCGGGCCAGCGGGTAG
- a CDS encoding methyl-accepting chemotaxis receptor/sensory transducer with PAS domain (Evidence 2b : Function from indirect experimental evidences (e.g. phenotypes); Product type rc : receptor), translated as MSLFFRGDHAVLHAFGRAHGMVELTPAGTVLSANTCYLDWLGYSFDELQGHTLDVVRDPYEATRAEQQELWAAVTRGESRTACSRHLTKQRDAIWLQVSYCPVLDRTGRVSKIVLLAVDVTAQQQSSADHAAVLKAISCSRATIEFALDGTILMANTGFLDAVGYKLEEVQGRHHSLFVAPAERESQAYRAFWAALARGEFQRAEYKRIGKDGREIWLQAIYNPVRDSQGKPYKVVKFATDITQDKLHRADVAGQIAAINRSQGVIHFDMDGTILDANENFLSVVGYRLDEVRGQHHRTFVEPSQAQSAEYLQLWEALRRGEYRAGVFKRLGRGGRAVWIQASYNPIFDADGKPFKVVKYATDITAKTAAQHAATGASSQTLMNVQTVASAAEELSASIGDIAQSLARSRSEVDAIHDQTVVADRSTAKLKDAAAAMNGVVQLIQGVGQQINLLALNATIEAARAGEAGRGFAVVAGEVKNLSNQVTQATTRIAQDIHGMQGIAEEAVGALLSIVQAIGSVRETVTGIASAVDEQNAITQEISSSMQTAAHGVGEINTSLQALTG; from the coding sequence ATGTCGCTGTTCTTTCGCGGCGATCATGCCGTGTTGCACGCTTTCGGTCGTGCGCATGGCATGGTGGAGCTCACGCCGGCTGGCACCGTCTTGAGTGCCAATACATGCTATCTCGACTGGCTTGGGTATAGCTTCGACGAATTGCAGGGCCACACACTGGATGTCGTCCGGGACCCGTACGAGGCGACCCGCGCGGAGCAGCAGGAACTCTGGGCGGCGGTGACCCGAGGCGAGTCCCGGACCGCGTGCTCTCGGCATCTCACCAAGCAGCGCGACGCGATCTGGCTGCAGGTCAGCTACTGCCCCGTGCTCGACCGTACCGGTCGGGTGAGCAAAATCGTTCTCCTCGCGGTCGATGTCACGGCACAGCAGCAGAGCAGCGCCGATCACGCGGCGGTCCTTAAGGCCATCAGCTGCTCGCGCGCCACAATCGAGTTTGCCCTGGATGGCACCATCCTCATGGCCAATACCGGCTTCCTCGACGCTGTCGGCTACAAGCTGGAAGAGGTGCAGGGCCGGCACCACAGCCTGTTTGTCGCTCCGGCAGAACGCGAAAGCCAAGCCTATCGCGCGTTCTGGGCGGCTCTGGCGCGCGGCGAGTTCCAGCGCGCCGAGTACAAGCGCATCGGCAAGGATGGACGGGAGATTTGGCTGCAGGCCATCTACAATCCGGTTCGCGACAGCCAGGGCAAACCGTACAAGGTCGTGAAGTTCGCGACCGACATCACTCAAGACAAGCTGCACCGGGCCGACGTGGCGGGGCAGATCGCGGCCATCAACCGGTCACAGGGCGTCATCCATTTCGACATGGATGGCACCATCCTCGACGCCAACGAGAACTTCCTGAGCGTTGTCGGCTATCGGCTGGACGAGGTCCGCGGCCAGCACCATCGGACCTTCGTCGAGCCCTCTCAGGCCCAGTCAGCGGAGTACCTGCAGCTGTGGGAGGCCCTGCGGCGGGGTGAGTACCGGGCGGGCGTGTTCAAGCGCCTCGGCAGGGGCGGGCGGGCGGTCTGGATCCAGGCGAGCTACAACCCGATCTTCGATGCGGACGGCAAGCCGTTCAAGGTCGTGAAGTACGCCACCGACATCACGGCCAAAACGGCGGCTCAGCACGCGGCGACCGGCGCCTCAAGCCAGACGCTGATGAACGTGCAGACCGTTGCCTCGGCGGCAGAGGAGCTGAGTGCTTCGATCGGTGACATCGCCCAGAGCCTGGCCCGCTCGCGCTCCGAAGTGGACGCCATCCACGATCAGACCGTCGTGGCGGACCGCTCCACAGCGAAGCTGAAGGACGCCGCCGCGGCGATGAACGGCGTCGTCCAACTCATCCAGGGCGTTGGTCAGCAGATCAATCTTCTGGCCCTCAATGCGACGATCGAGGCGGCGCGGGCGGGAGAGGCCGGACGCGGCTTTGCTGTGGTGGCCGGCGAGGTGAAGAACCTGTCGAACCAAGTGACCCAGGCGACAACGCGGATTGCACAGGACATCCATGGGATGCAGGGAATCGCGGAGGAAGCGGTGGGTGCCCTGCTCTCGATCGTGCAGGCGATCGGGTCGGTACGGGAGACGGTGACCGGCATCGCCTCGGCCGTCGATGAGCAAAACGCCATTACCCAGGAGATCTCGTCCAGCATGCAGACGGCCGCACACGGTGTCGGCGAGATCAACACCAGTTTGCAGGCTCTCACGGGCTGA
- a CDS encoding protein of unknown function (Evidence 5 : Unknown function; PubMedId : 9782511), which produces MPPGQSESRRLAALHRLQLLDTPPDPAFDRITQLAQTLFDVPIALISLLDEDRQWFKAKCGLHVSGTPREQAFCNYTILHDSVFVVPDARAHADFALNPLVTGEPFIRFYAGAPLIVAPGARIGSLCLIDRKLRAFNEEDSRLLARLAQVITDEIWLRTLASGQNRVFPHFAQGKPRTETPSLITGLQVRAARAMLGWSIDELSLKTGLSPNTIKRMEADEQSRPSSPSTTVKIKEALEGEGIVFLGHDAADPGVQLVRKISNNKDQ; this is translated from the coding sequence ATGCCGCCGGGCCAGAGCGAGAGCCGGCGGCTTGCCGCCTTGCATCGCTTGCAGCTGCTCGACACACCACCGGATCCAGCCTTCGACCGCATCACTCAGCTGGCCCAGACCCTCTTCGATGTCCCGATCGCGCTGATTTCCCTGCTCGATGAGGACCGACAATGGTTCAAGGCCAAGTGCGGCCTGCACGTCTCGGGCACGCCGCGGGAACAGGCCTTCTGCAACTATACGATCCTGCACGACAGCGTGTTCGTGGTTCCCGATGCGCGCGCCCATGCTGATTTCGCCCTGAATCCGCTCGTGACCGGGGAGCCCTTCATCCGCTTCTATGCGGGCGCGCCCCTCATCGTCGCACCAGGGGCAAGGATCGGCTCGCTCTGCCTCATCGACAGGAAATTGCGCGCCTTCAACGAAGAAGACAGCCGGCTGTTAGCCCGATTGGCGCAGGTGATTACAGATGAAATCTGGTTGAGAACCCTTGCATCCGGACAAAACAGGGTCTTCCCACATTTCGCACAGGGTAAGCCGCGTACCGAAACGCCATCCCTGATCACAGGCCTGCAGGTTCGTGCGGCCAGGGCGATGCTCGGCTGGTCCATCGACGAGCTGAGCCTGAAAACTGGCCTCTCACCGAATACCATCAAACGAATGGAGGCGGATGAGCAAAGCCGTCCAAGTAGCCCGTCCACGACAGTAAAAATCAAGGAGGCTCTGGAAGGCGAAGGGATTGTATTTCTCGGGCATGATGCGGCCGATCCCGGCGTACAACTTGTGAGAAAAATCAGTAACAACAAAGATCAATAG
- a CDS encoding protein of unknown function; putative exported protein (Evidence 5 : Unknown function) translates to MTAPVAIAMIFIGGFVAIPASGRWAHQVTEALAFLLATVVLVILVMLLCKTWPDYYASPQIPAAMTETPLDD, encoded by the coding sequence GTGACCGCTCCCGTTGCCATCGCCATGATCTTCATCGGCGGCTTCGTCGCAATCCCGGCATCCGGCCGATGGGCGCATCAGGTCACGGAAGCGCTCGCCTTCCTTCTTGCGACCGTCGTGCTGGTCATTTTGGTCATGCTCCTTTGCAAGACTTGGCCGGACTACTACGCCAGCCCACAGATTCCGGCGGCCATGACGGAAACGCCACTCGACGATTAG
- a CDS encoding putative LysR-family transcriptional regulator (Evidence 3 : Putative function from multiple computational evidences; Product type r : regulator) encodes MSNLNVDQIRSFLAVFESGSFTAAAQTLGLQQSTVSGHIARLEQALGRSLLMRDTHRVALTPDGQAMIGFARDLLEAHDRLRAFFSPGGLRGRIRLGVSEDYTLSALAQVLARFADGHPSVDLQLTVGLSRALYQGYDAGELDVIFCKRRRGDPRGELAWAEELIWVGRPGFVPDPALPLPLVLYPPPSITRTLALDALEAAGRSWRIACTSGSLMGLRAAVEAGLGIAPHSAQVTPPGLAPIPATAGLPPIGEVEFVVLGSGRQHPAATALQEAILASTAELQAVPEG; translated from the coding sequence ATGAGCAACCTCAATGTCGACCAGATCCGCTCCTTCCTGGCCGTCTTTGAAAGCGGCAGCTTCACGGCCGCTGCGCAGACCCTCGGCCTGCAGCAATCCACGGTCAGCGGGCATATCGCGCGGCTGGAACAGGCGCTGGGCCGCTCCCTCCTCATGCGGGACACGCATCGGGTCGCCCTGACGCCGGACGGTCAAGCCATGATCGGCTTTGCGCGCGACCTGCTGGAGGCGCACGACCGGCTGCGCGCCTTCTTCTCGCCGGGCGGCCTGCGCGGCCGCATCCGCCTCGGCGTCTCCGAAGACTATACACTGTCGGCCCTGGCCCAGGTTCTGGCGCGGTTCGCGGATGGCCACCCTTCCGTCGATCTGCAGCTAACGGTCGGTCTCAGCCGGGCCCTCTACCAGGGCTACGATGCGGGCGAACTGGACGTGATCTTCTGCAAGCGCCGCCGCGGCGATCCGCGCGGTGAATTGGCCTGGGCGGAAGAGCTGATCTGGGTGGGCCGGCCCGGCTTCGTCCCCGATCCGGCCTTGCCACTGCCGTTGGTCCTCTATCCGCCGCCCTCGATCACGCGCACCCTGGCGCTCGATGCCCTCGAAGCGGCGGGGCGTTCCTGGCGGATCGCCTGCACCAGCGGCAGCCTGATGGGGTTGCGCGCCGCCGTCGAAGCCGGTCTGGGCATCGCGCCGCACTCGGCCCAGGTGACGCCACCGGGACTGGCTCCGATTCCGGCGACGGCCGGATTGCCGCCGATCGGCGAGGTCGAGTTCGTGGTGCTCGGCTCGGGCCGACAGCATCCCGCCGCGACGGCGTTACAGGAGGCGATCCTCGCAAGCACGGCGGAGCTTCAAGCCGTTCCCGAAGGGTGA
- a CDS encoding putative alpha/beta hydrolase (Evidence 3 : Putative function from multiple computational evidences; Product type e : enzyme), producing MHARVSVDPVPDDSLPVILVHGLGMSSRYMIPLARQLAPYRRVYAPDLPGFGLSDKPPHVLTVRELADALAAWMDAIGIDRAALIGNSLGCEVLVELALVHPQRVDRLVLQGPTPDPESRGLVRQVLGFFAIAPFERWSLAWVALADYARGGIKRYILTLRSMVGNRIGEKVLRVTQPTLVVWGTRDYIVPYAFVTSLAAALPRGRLAVIPGAAHGINYSHPKAFVSVLLPFLLATGHRPRDVRREARHREPHPSGTA from the coding sequence ATGCATGCCCGTGTCTCGGTCGATCCCGTACCCGATGACAGCCTGCCCGTGATCCTGGTCCACGGGCTTGGGATGTCGAGCCGCTACATGATCCCGCTCGCGCGGCAACTCGCCCCTTACCGCCGGGTCTACGCGCCTGACCTGCCCGGCTTCGGCTTGAGCGACAAGCCGCCTCACGTGCTCACGGTTCGCGAGTTGGCCGATGCGCTGGCGGCCTGGATGGACGCGATCGGGATCGATCGCGCGGCCTTGATCGGCAATTCGCTCGGCTGCGAGGTTTTGGTCGAATTGGCTCTCGTTCACCCGCAGCGCGTCGACCGCCTTGTCCTGCAGGGGCCGACGCCGGACCCGGAGTCGCGCGGCCTCGTCCGGCAAGTGCTCGGCTTCTTTGCCATTGCACCGTTCGAGCGCTGGTCGCTCGCTTGGGTAGCGCTCGCCGACTATGCCCGTGGTGGGATCAAGCGCTACATCCTGACCTTACGCAGCATGGTCGGTAACCGCATCGGAGAGAAGGTGCTCCGAGTCACGCAGCCGACGCTCGTGGTTTGGGGCACGCGTGACTACATCGTCCCCTATGCATTTGTGACGAGCCTTGCAGCGGCCCTGCCTCGCGGCCGTCTTGCTGTCATCCCCGGCGCCGCCCATGGGATCAACTACTCGCATCCGAAGGCGTTTGTTTCGGTCTTACTTCCATTTCTCCTTGCCACCGGCCATCGCCCTAGGGACGTGCGGCGCGAGGCTCGGCATCGAGAGCCTCACCCTTCGGGAACGGCTTGA
- a CDS encoding protein of unknown function (Evidence 5 : Unknown function): MTRVCLAASRPRCWLCSPLARRRANEFARARRTRIAPAVTTIHRRGTQLPVSAKAALERSAEKNQPRETQRLKRLFRRAQLPAVRQGQGAGDVGKWDALPIPNASERFKLEGGQITQKLSGEAKLQNRVHRDV, from the coding sequence TTGACGCGAGTGTGCCTTGCCGCGAGCCGGCCCAGATGTTGGCTGTGCTCCCCCCTGGCACGCCGTCGTGCCAACGAGTTCGCCAGGGCCAGACGAACCAGGATTGCGCCAGCCGTCACAACGATCCACCGCAGGGGCACGCAACTTCCCGTTTCAGCCAAAGCCGCTCTCGAACGGAGCGCCGAGAAGAACCAGCCCCGCGAAACGCAACGGCTCAAGAGATTGTTTCGGAGGGCCCAGCTTCCAGCCGTTCGTCAAGGCCAAGGAGCGGGCGACGTCGGCAAATGGGACGCATTGCCCATCCCCAATGCCTCCGAGCGTTTCAAACTTGAAGGGGGTCAAATCACCCAAAAGCTGTCGGGAGAAGCAAAGCTGCAAAACCGGGTTCACCGTGATGTTTGA
- a CDS encoding putative aminohydrolase/amidase precursor (Evidence 3 : Putative function from multiple computational evidences; Product type e : enzyme) — MIQNRPIRILVSIVAFCAVLQVAVEPAAACSRFVYLGRDGKIFTARSMDWEKPIGTDLYILPRGMARNGEVGPASIRWTSKYGSLVATAFDNSTSDGANEAGLTANVLWLEESQYPAFDGKGPPGLAISVWAQYALDNFATVDEAVAALEKQPFTLVTSVIPGTQVIANVHMSLSDSSGDSAIIEYIDGKQVIHHGRQYQVMTNSPTYEQQLALASYWSQIGGTVMLPGTNRASDRFARASFYVKSIPQDGDPDHLFASVYGIIRNVSVPLGLSTPEKPEISSTRWRTVFDHKRRLYFFESALSPNTFWTDLNQIDFSKETGKVLKLDLGVDQANVFAGNATRSYRASEPFPFAGLPR, encoded by the coding sequence ATGATACAGAATCGTCCGATCAGAATTCTCGTGTCGATCGTGGCGTTTTGCGCCGTGCTCCAAGTTGCTGTTGAGCCCGCCGCGGCCTGCTCCCGCTTCGTTTACCTTGGACGAGACGGCAAGATTTTCACGGCCCGGTCGATGGACTGGGAAAAGCCCATCGGAACCGACCTCTACATCCTGCCGCGAGGGATGGCGCGCAATGGTGAGGTCGGGCCTGCTTCGATCCGGTGGACGTCGAAATATGGATCCTTGGTCGCGACAGCGTTCGACAATTCGACCTCGGACGGCGCCAACGAAGCGGGCCTTACGGCCAATGTGCTCTGGCTTGAAGAGTCGCAGTACCCGGCTTTCGACGGCAAGGGCCCGCCTGGATTGGCGATCTCAGTCTGGGCGCAATACGCTCTCGACAACTTCGCGACCGTCGATGAAGCCGTTGCCGCCCTCGAGAAGCAACCCTTCACGCTCGTGACGAGCGTGATTCCCGGCACTCAGGTCATCGCAAATGTCCATATGTCCCTGTCCGATTCCAGCGGGGACAGTGCCATCATCGAATATATCGATGGCAAGCAGGTCATCCATCATGGGCGCCAATACCAAGTGATGACGAACTCTCCGACCTACGAACAGCAGCTTGCCCTTGCATCCTACTGGTCACAGATCGGCGGAACGGTCATGCTGCCCGGTACGAACCGCGCGTCGGATCGCTTCGCCCGCGCCTCCTTCTACGTCAAATCGATCCCGCAGGATGGAGACCCGGATCACCTCTTTGCCAGCGTATACGGCATCATACGCAATGTTTCCGTGCCACTTGGACTTTCGACGCCGGAGAAACCGGAAATATCCTCCACACGCTGGCGCACGGTCTTCGATCACAAGCGCCGCCTCTATTTCTTCGAATCGGCGCTTTCACCCAACACGTTCTGGACCGACCTGAATCAGATCGATTTCTCCAAGGAAACGGGGAAAGTGCTGAAACTCGATCTCGGCGTCGATCAGGCCAACGTCTTCGCCGGAAACGCGACACGGTCCTATCGCGCGTCGGAGCCTTTTCCCTTTGCCGGACTGCCGCGATAG